One genomic window of Blastopirellula retiformator includes the following:
- a CDS encoding pyridoxal phosphate-dependent aminotransferase: protein MSHPWIADRTAAFDSSGIRKVFDLAAKMTDPINLSIGQPDFDVPDPVKEAAISAINQGKNGYALTQGMPVLRDKLQAAIDAEFGHSDRTNFVCSGTSGGLVLSMLALVNPGDEVVIFDPYFVMYESLVKLVGGVPVVLSTYPDFRIDLEKVRTAITDKTKLILLNSPANPTGVVASAAEVEGLAKLAAEKNIALISDEIYRTFTYGEFVSPAKFNDQTIVIDGFSKSYGMTGWRVGYVHGPSAVIETMIKLQQYTFVCAPQPAQWASAAALDVDMGEHVAAYARKRDMMLEGISDLYEVSRPDGAFYIFPKAPWGTGSEFVTKAIENNLLIIPGNIFSRQDSHFRISYAAADETLKRGVETLRKLAKG, encoded by the coding sequence ATGAGCCATCCTTGGATCGCCGATCGTACCGCCGCTTTTGACTCTAGCGGCATTCGCAAAGTTTTTGACCTGGCGGCGAAAATGACCGACCCGATCAACCTCTCGATCGGGCAGCCGGACTTTGACGTTCCGGATCCGGTCAAAGAGGCGGCGATCTCGGCGATCAACCAGGGGAAGAATGGCTACGCGCTGACGCAAGGCATGCCGGTCCTCCGCGACAAACTGCAGGCCGCGATCGACGCCGAATTCGGCCATAGCGACCGCACCAATTTCGTTTGCTCCGGCACCAGCGGCGGGCTCGTCTTGTCAATGCTGGCCCTGGTCAATCCTGGGGACGAAGTAGTCATCTTCGATCCCTACTTCGTGATGTACGAATCGCTGGTGAAACTGGTCGGCGGCGTGCCGGTGGTGTTGAGCACCTATCCTGACTTCCGTATCGACCTGGAAAAGGTGCGAACCGCCATCACCGACAAGACGAAGCTGATCCTGCTGAACAGTCCCGCCAATCCGACCGGCGTCGTCGCCTCGGCGGCGGAAGTCGAAGGGTTGGCCAAATTGGCGGCGGAGAAGAACATCGCCCTGATCTCGGACGAGATCTATCGGACGTTCACCTACGGCGAGTTCGTTTCGCCGGCCAAGTTCAATGATCAAACGATCGTGATCGACGGGTTCTCCAAGAGCTATGGCATGACCGGCTGGCGCGTTGGGTACGTGCACGGTCCGTCGGCGGTGATCGAAACGATGATCAAGTTGCAGCAGTACACGTTCGTCTGTGCTCCGCAACCAGCCCAATGGGCCAGCGCCGCCGCGCTGGATGTCGACATGGGAGAGCATGTCGCCGCCTATGCCCGGAAGCGCGACATGATGCTGGAAGGAATCAGCGATCTTTACGAAGTTTCGCGTCCCGACGGCGCCTTCTACATCTTCCCCAAAGCCCCATGGGGAACGGGCAGCGAGTTCGTCACCAAAGCGATCGAGAACAACCTACTGATTATCCCGGGCAATATCTTCAGTCGGCAGGATTCGCACTTCCGCATTTCGTACGCCGCTGCGGACGAGACGCTGAAACGGGGGGTCGAGACGCTGCGGAAGTTGGCGAAAGGTTAA
- a CDS encoding phosphohexomutase domain-containing protein: protein MNEQRENATFCCPGETVSISRGAHLARLAQFYPACRNCPQREDQSGVPAQIADAWRQVPPQAPITQLFQHEGLVADLFHEFSPTVAAQIAAAFCRCLTQPLSAPLLLATAHSAAVDQAEAIVAIWRRAGLDVQLATDPTCAEVAWTIDQRNLAGGLLLSTPSGDLRQIAVALFGGGGAPFTEEQLARLQRHLAPHQPLAPARRQGVLREIELGSAYLQRYAAYHRALRPLRLVAQSPSLGAIRQLRQLIDRSNCELAVLPSGGERSVRVAAAIQRQQADFGVWIDGCGESIEVFEERGYRVLPSRLSPLLIEEAAAWEDRPLRVASPLEPPAGVTHVPSAAGRGAMFATILEQDCQLGVEPSGRYWWRNQLPTADALGVVTLLLTRLSRDDRSLSSQLI from the coding sequence ATGAACGAACAGCGGGAAAACGCGACCTTTTGCTGCCCTGGCGAGACTGTCTCGATCAGCCGGGGCGCCCATTTAGCGCGGTTAGCCCAGTTCTATCCGGCGTGTCGCAATTGTCCCCAGCGTGAGGACCAGTCAGGCGTCCCCGCCCAGATCGCCGACGCTTGGCGACAAGTCCCTCCCCAGGCGCCCATCACCCAGCTGTTTCAGCACGAAGGCCTCGTCGCCGACCTCTTCCACGAGTTCTCGCCGACGGTGGCCGCCCAGATCGCCGCCGCCTTCTGTCGCTGTTTAACGCAGCCGCTCAGCGCCCCTTTGCTGTTGGCGACCGCCCACTCGGCCGCCGTCGATCAGGCCGAAGCGATCGTCGCGATCTGGCGCAGAGCAGGCCTGGACGTTCAATTGGCGACCGATCCGACCTGCGCCGAAGTTGCCTGGACGATCGATCAACGCAACCTGGCCGGCGGCCTATTGCTAAGCACGCCCAGCGGCGACCTGCGACAGATCGCGGTTGCGTTGTTTGGCGGCGGCGGCGCCCCATTTACCGAAGAGCAACTGGCGCGACTGCAGCGCCACCTTGCTCCGCATCAGCCGCTCGCTCCGGCCCGACGGCAAGGCGTGCTGCGCGAAATCGAATTGGGGTCGGCCTACCTCCAGCGGTACGCCGCGTACCATCGTGCGCTGCGTCCCCTGCGGCTCGTGGCGCAGTCGCCGTCGCTTGGCGCCATTCGCCAACTGCGGCAATTGATCGACCGCTCGAATTGCGAACTGGCGGTCCTCCCCAGCGGCGGCGAGCGAAGCGTCCGCGTTGCCGCGGCGATCCAGCGGCAGCAGGCCGATTTTGGCGTTTGGATCGACGGCTGCGGCGAGTCGATCGAGGTGTTTGAAGAGCGCGGTTATCGCGTGCTGCCGTCGCGACTGTCACCCCTGCTGATCGAAGAAGCGGCCGCTTGGGAAGATCGACCGCTCCGGGTCGCCTCGCCGCTGGAACCGCCCGCTGGCGTCACTCATGTTCCCTCCGCCGCGGGTCGCGGCGCCATGTTCGCCACGATTTTGGAGCAAGATTGCCAACTTGGCGTCGAGCCGAGCGGTCGCTATTGGTGGCGAAACCAGTTGCCGACGGCCGACGCTTTGGGGGTCGTAACGCTCCTCTTGACCCGCCTTAGCCGGGATGACCGCAGCTTGTCGAGTCAGTTGATCTAG
- a CDS encoding TadE/TadG family type IV pilus assembly protein, producing MRRPKTNRSRRGMAVAELAICLPVVVLILMAAIQGAEMMFLKQSVAIAAYEGCRAALQPNATNQHALSATSSVLADRNIQGANIDHSNFENAKTGKDVTISITIPVAANSTLQGWMFSPPTITSSVTMMKEY from the coding sequence ATGCGACGCCCCAAGACAAATCGATCGCGACGCGGTATGGCGGTGGCCGAATTGGCCATTTGTTTGCCGGTCGTCGTGCTGATCCTGATGGCGGCGATTCAGGGCGCCGAGATGATGTTCCTGAAACAATCGGTTGCGATCGCCGCGTACGAAGGTTGTCGCGCCGCACTACAGCCCAACGCCACCAATCAACATGCGCTGAGCGCCACTTCGTCGGTCCTGGCCGATCGCAATATTCAAGGGGCGAATATCGACCACTCCAATTTTGAAAACGCGAAAACCGGCAAAGACGTGACGATTTCGATCACGATTCCGGTCGCCGCGAATTCGACCCTGCAAGGTTGGATGTTTTCGCCACCGACGATTACGTCATCGGTCACGATGATGAAAGAGTACTAA
- a CDS encoding TadE/TadG family type IV pilus assembly protein, with protein MSHYKPQFAICRLAERCRAGVRRCLGAEANCRKTTLAPKRIRTQRRSGLPHRTGAALVELAFAGPILFMFILACFEFGRLTMIRHTADNAAYEAARYAMVPGATSAEAVDKATQLLATVGARKVEVDVNPKVLAPETKTITVTVRVPIAGNSWVAPKYFSSYAIEATSHLATERYNPD; from the coding sequence ATGTCGCATTACAAACCACAATTCGCCATTTGCCGCCTGGCCGAGCGTTGTCGAGCAGGCGTGCGTCGTTGCCTGGGAGCTGAGGCGAACTGTCGCAAGACGACGCTGGCGCCGAAACGCATTCGAACGCAGCGGCGTAGCGGTCTTCCGCATCGAACCGGCGCGGCGTTAGTTGAGTTGGCGTTCGCCGGCCCTATCCTGTTTATGTTCATCCTGGCCTGCTTTGAGTTTGGTCGTTTGACGATGATTCGCCACACCGCGGACAACGCAGCGTACGAAGCGGCCCGCTATGCAATGGTGCCGGGAGCGACTTCGGCCGAAGCGGTTGACAAGGCGACGCAATTGCTGGCGACGGTCGGCGCGCGGAAAGTCGAAGTCGACGTCAATCCGAAAGTGCTGGCCCCAGAGACGAAGACAATCACCGTGACGGTTCGCGTTCCGATTGCCGGCAACAGTTGGGTGGCGCCCAAGTATTTCAGCAGCTACGCGATCGAAGCGACCTCGCACCTGGCGACAGAACGCTACAACCCCGATTAG